A genomic stretch from Candidatus Flexicrinis proximus includes:
- a CDS encoding alpha/beta fold hydrolase: MSLYIEESGTQGAPSIVFLHGSGTGRWMWTQQIADLADFHCINLDLPGHGKSLHDEWKSMADTAVQVAEVIRSRATHQRAFVVGLSLGGYIALELAAHHPAQVATAIVSSVTSAPFPNSGALKFQLNVISRLKRFRWFSWLFVKSMRVPADVTPVYVESFQTMSRTAFDRVGYEVLHYTLPAGIEQSSVPMLITAGGADAKPIVAAVTDLAARIPSAIGVIAPGLHHAWNGEDPALFSAMIRAVVTGVPLPPALQSITR; the protein is encoded by the coding sequence ATGTCGCTATATATCGAGGAAAGCGGCACGCAAGGCGCGCCGTCGATTGTCTTCCTACATGGCTCCGGCACCGGGCGCTGGATGTGGACTCAGCAGATCGCCGACTTAGCGGATTTCCACTGCATCAATCTTGATCTGCCCGGCCACGGCAAAAGTCTCCATGACGAATGGAAGTCGATGGCGGACACCGCCGTGCAGGTCGCAGAGGTCATCCGCAGCCGGGCGACCCATCAGCGTGCCTTTGTGGTCGGTCTTTCGCTGGGTGGCTACATCGCGCTCGAACTTGCGGCACACCACCCGGCACAGGTCGCGACCGCCATCGTGAGCAGTGTCACATCAGCGCCGTTCCCTAACTCCGGCGCCCTGAAATTCCAGCTGAACGTGATCTCGCGGCTCAAACGTTTCCGCTGGTTCTCGTGGCTGTTCGTCAAGTCCATGCGCGTCCCGGCCGACGTGACCCCCGTCTATGTCGAGAGTTTCCAGACCATGAGCCGGACGGCTTTCGACCGCGTCGGCTATGAGGTGCTTCACTACACACTTCCGGCAGGGATTGAACAGTCGAGCGTCCCGATGCTGATCACGGCAGGCGGCGCCGACGCCAAACCCATCGTCGCAGCAGTAACTGACCTCGCCGCGCGCATCCCATCGGCCATAGGCGTGATCGCCCCCGGCCTGCATCATGCCTGGAACGGTGAAGACCCCGCGCTCTTCTCGGCCATGATCCGCGCCGTAGTCACCGGCGTGCCGCTGCCGCCCGCGCTACAGTCCATCACAAGGTAA
- a CDS encoding helix-turn-helix domain-containing protein produces the protein MSKLDLLLHPIRIRIVMALTGTQLTPAQIGATIDDVPLTSLYRHINALAEGGILAVVEERPIRGTVEKVYALIDGAARVRPDEMPPLSADEHMRYFMVFLTSLLQDFSQYLANRDPSGPPPDTSYTKIALSLSPDEYHALTEQMRDLATRYVGAEDDGTRKRYTFGFISIPEEQGR, from the coding sequence ATGTCCAAACTCGACCTGCTGCTGCACCCCATTCGTATTCGCATCGTCATGGCGCTGACCGGAACGCAGCTCACGCCCGCGCAGATCGGTGCTACGATTGACGACGTGCCGCTGACCTCGCTCTACCGGCACATCAACGCGCTGGCCGAAGGCGGCATCCTCGCCGTGGTTGAGGAACGTCCCATCCGCGGGACGGTCGAAAAGGTCTATGCGCTGATTGACGGTGCCGCGCGTGTCCGCCCTGACGAGATGCCGCCGCTGTCTGCCGACGAGCACATGCGTTACTTCATGGTATTTCTCACCTCGCTGCTTCAGGACTTTTCGCAGTATCTCGCCAATCGCGACCCGTCCGGCCCGCCACCTGACACGTCCTATACCAAAATCGCGCTGTCGCTCTCGCCCGATGAATATCACGCGCTCACCGAGCAGATGCGCGACCTCGCCACACGCTACGTCGGCGCTGAGGACGACGGCACCCGCAAGCGCTACACCTTTGGGTTCATCAGCATTCCGGAAGAGCAGGGGAGATAA